The following are encoded in a window of uncultured Flavobacterium sp. genomic DNA:
- a CDS encoding HAMP domain-containing sensor histidine kinase, which yields MNQTIEDYEQMHIQDFLFTIKRKSDYLISYFLISFFLVGLLLAFYYDTWQIGIGVGGLLLIAYYSTKLVLPKSDLYQYVLSVVLGFFMAQFIYQMHGMFEMHFVAFIASAMLITYQNWKLQIPLMLVVTIHHAVFGYFQYIGFNRIYFSQLDYMSLQTFIIHMILAGVIFSICGLWAYQFKKDREAHIELIFNKREIENQELRTANYELDRFVYSTSHDLRAPLNSMLGLIEIAKDDTNEEQTLEHLKMLNVSAKRLDSFICDILDYSRNSRMEVDMEQINFTEILNDVTQNLKFIGDNNRTVEFKIEISGETSIYSDKNRLITIFSNLISNAIRYQNSQISNPFVSIKVDTSQTETRIEIQDNGIGIDKESQAKIFNMFYRVSQESVGSGLGLYIVKEAVSKLNGEIKVQSEIGEGTTFLIKIPNQ from the coding sequence ATGAACCAAACAATTGAAGATTACGAACAAATGCATATTCAAGATTTTCTTTTTACAATTAAACGAAAATCAGATTACCTAATTAGTTATTTCCTGATTAGTTTTTTTCTTGTTGGCTTGCTCCTTGCTTTTTATTATGATACATGGCAAATTGGAATTGGAGTAGGAGGTTTATTGCTGATTGCCTATTACTCTACAAAATTAGTTTTGCCAAAATCAGATTTGTACCAATATGTACTTAGTGTTGTATTGGGATTTTTTATGGCACAATTTATTTATCAGATGCATGGCATGTTCGAAATGCACTTTGTGGCATTCATTGCAAGTGCAATGCTTATTACTTATCAGAACTGGAAATTACAAATTCCGCTTATGTTGGTTGTCACAATTCATCATGCAGTATTTGGTTATTTTCAATACATTGGTTTTAATAGAATTTATTTTTCTCAGTTAGATTATATGTCCTTACAGACATTTATTATTCACATGATACTTGCAGGTGTTATTTTTTCTATTTGCGGATTATGGGCTTATCAATTTAAAAAAGATCGTGAGGCTCATATAGAACTTATTTTTAATAAACGTGAAATTGAAAATCAGGAATTAAGAACCGCCAATTACGAACTGGATCGTTTTGTTTATAGCACATCTCATGATTTACGTGCACCACTAAATTCAATGCTTGGCCTCATTGAAATTGCCAAAGATGACACTAATGAAGAACAGACACTTGAGCATCTTAAAATGCTGAATGTAAGTGCAAAAAGACTTGATAGTTTTATTTGTGATATTCTTGATTACTCGAGAAATTCTCGTATGGAGGTCGACATGGAGCAGATTAATTTTACTGAAATTTTGAATGATGTGACACAGAATTTAAAATTTATAGGCGACAATAACAGAACAGTTGAGTTTAAAATAGAAATTTCTGGTGAAACTTCTATTTACTCTGATAAAAATCGTCTTATTACCATTTTTAGCAATCTTATTTCAAATGCTATTCGATATCAAAACTCCCAAATTTCAAACCCTTTTGTCAGCATTAAAGTAGATACCTCCCAAACTGAAACCAGAATTGAGATTCAGGATAATGGCATAGGAATCGATAAAGAATCACAGGCGAAGATATTTAATATGTTTTATCGTGTATCGCAGGAATCAGTAGGCTCAGGGCTGGGTTTATATATTGTAAAAGAAGCTGTTAGTAAACTCAATGGCGAAATAAAAGTTCAATCTGAAATAGGTGAGGGTACTACCTTTTTAATTAAAATTCCAAACCAGTAA
- a CDS encoding inorganic phosphate transporter, whose protein sequence is MTLLIVIIALALLFDIINGFHDAANSIATVVATKVLSPLQAVVWAAFFNFIAFLIFGLHVANTIGKGIVHPDVVTLQVVMSGLIGAIIWNLLTWLWGIPSSSSHTLIGGFVGAAIASSGFDSIFYAEIIKIVAFIILAPLIGAFISIIILVILMHICKNMAYAPVNRTFRRLQLISAAAYSIGHGSNDAQKVMGIIFVTLIASGHLTTNDLIPFWVVIACHSAMALGTLLGGWRIVKTMASKLTRIGSFQGFSAETAGAITLFSTSMLGIPVSTTHTITGCIVGTGSIKRLSAVRWGLTRKIVIAWIITIPVTSIMSALIYYISKSFFE, encoded by the coding sequence ATGACACTTTTAATTGTTATTATAGCATTAGCACTATTATTTGATATTATAAATGGGTTTCATGATGCGGCAAACTCAATTGCAACAGTTGTCGCCACAAAAGTGCTAAGTCCTCTGCAAGCTGTAGTATGGGCGGCTTTCTTCAATTTTATTGCTTTTTTAATATTTGGGTTACATGTTGCCAATACTATCGGAAAAGGCATAGTTCATCCTGATGTAGTCACATTACAGGTTGTAATGAGTGGATTAATTGGGGCAATTATTTGGAATTTACTGACTTGGCTTTGGGGAATTCCTTCAAGTTCTTCTCACACTTTAATTGGTGGTTTTGTTGGAGCTGCGATTGCTTCTTCAGGTTTTGATTCTATATTTTATGCCGAAATCATTAAAATTGTTGCTTTTATTATACTGGCACCTTTAATAGGAGCTTTTATATCCATAATAATATTGGTGATTTTAATGCATATCTGCAAAAATATGGCATACGCTCCCGTAAATAGAACCTTCAGGAGATTACAGTTAATTTCGGCGGCAGCATATAGCATAGGGCATGGATCTAATGATGCACAGAAAGTCATGGGAATTATTTTTGTAACCTTAATAGCTTCAGGGCATCTCACAACTAATGATCTCATTCCTTTTTGGGTTGTAATTGCCTGCCATTCTGCAATGGCTCTTGGAACTTTATTGGGCGGATGGAGAATTGTAAAAACGATGGCATCAAAACTAACACGTATTGGGTCTTTTCAGGGATTTAGTGCTGAGACCGCAGGCGCAATTACATTATTCTCGACAAGTATGTTAGGAATCCCCGTAAGCACTACGCACACCATTACAGGATGTATTGTAGGAACTGGTTCTATTAAAAGATTATCAGCAGTTCGATGGGGATTAACCCGTAAAATAGTTATTGCCTGGATTATTACAATACCCGTAACATCAATAATGTCGGCTTTAATTTATTATATAAGCAAAAGTTTCTTTGAGTAA
- a CDS encoding carbohydrate kinase, protein MDNGKKLNAVAYGEVLWDVFASEKKIGGAPLNVALRMKTLGCKVAMISCVGNDEDGKAIIDQVKSLGLETNAIMQTEDFATGLVNVTLNESGSASYEIKYPSAWDKIVLNDSAKKLAANADVLIYGSLVCRDEVSRQSLEELLQTKAYKVFDVNLRKPHYSYEILKQLMHSANFIKFNDEELLEIAAEMQSPFVGLEDNMHFIAEKTKVTAMCVTRGKHGALLMWEGQLYENGGYPVKVADTVGAGDSFLAALITSLLTGKAPQTAINFACAVGALVAEAPGANPEISDSKIENLMSGIKI, encoded by the coding sequence ATGGATAACGGAAAAAAACTTAATGCAGTGGCTTACGGAGAGGTACTTTGGGATGTTTTTGCCAGTGAAAAAAAGATTGGCGGTGCACCACTAAATGTGGCTTTGCGCATGAAGACATTAGGCTGCAAAGTGGCCATGATTAGCTGCGTAGGAAATGATGAAGACGGAAAAGCGATTATCGATCAGGTAAAAAGTTTAGGACTTGAAACGAATGCTATTATGCAGACAGAAGATTTTGCAACCGGATTAGTTAATGTTACGCTGAATGAAAGTGGATCTGCAAGTTATGAAATCAAATACCCATCGGCTTGGGATAAAATTGTATTGAACGATTCTGCTAAAAAATTAGCTGCCAATGCTGATGTTTTAATTTACGGAAGTTTGGTTTGCAGAGACGAAGTATCAAGACAATCTCTCGAAGAATTGCTGCAAACCAAAGCATATAAGGTTTTTGATGTCAATTTAAGAAAACCTCATTATTCGTATGAAATCCTGAAACAATTAATGCATTCAGCCAATTTTATTAAGTTTAATGATGAAGAATTGTTAGAGATTGCCGCTGAGATGCAATCGCCTTTTGTGGGTTTAGAAGACAATATGCACTTCATTGCAGAAAAAACCAAAGTAACTGCCATGTGTGTAACAAGAGGGAAACACGGAGCTTTGTTGATGTGGGAAGGACAGCTTTATGAAAACGGAGGTTATCCTGTTAAAGTTGCTGATACAGTAGGAGCGGGCGATTCATTTTTAGCAGCTTTAATAACATCATTACTTACCGGAAAAGCACCGCAAACCGCTATCAATTTTGCTTGTGCAGTAGGAGCTTTAGTTGCCGAAGCGCCGGGAGCAAACCCTGAAATTTCGGATTCTAAAATTGAAAATTTAATGTCCGGAATTAAAATTTAA
- a CDS encoding sigma-70 family RNA polymerase sigma factor, whose product MPNKTQSNTCDEVIFSAFFKGQIKALRNFLFYKFGNIDQAEDLAQEAFVKLWQNCASVPLEKAKSYIYTIANNSSLNEIAHQKVVLKYEKNFSGLDKTNENPEYLLEEKQFQAKLLKAIENLNEKQRVAFLMHRIDGKKYSEIALDLNISVKAVEKRIHLALLSLRKEIQL is encoded by the coding sequence ATGCCAAACAAAACCCAATCAAATACTTGCGACGAAGTAATTTTTTCTGCTTTTTTTAAAGGTCAGATAAAAGCGCTTCGAAATTTTCTATTTTACAAATTTGGCAATATAGACCAGGCAGAAGATTTAGCTCAGGAAGCTTTTGTAAAACTTTGGCAGAACTGTGCTTCGGTACCATTAGAAAAAGCGAAATCATATATTTATACGATTGCAAATAACAGCAGTCTTAACGAAATTGCACATCAGAAAGTTGTTTTGAAATATGAAAAAAACTTCTCAGGTTTAGATAAAACCAATGAAAATCCAGAGTATCTTTTGGAGGAAAAACAATTTCAGGCTAAACTTTTGAAAGCCATTGAAAACCTGAACGAGAAACAACGTGTTGCTTTTTTAATGCATCGAATTGATGGAAAAAAATACAGTGAAATTGCCTTAGATTTAAACATTAGCGTAAAGGCAGTAGAAAAACGTATTCATTTAGCATTATTAAGCTTACGTAAAGAAATTCAATTATAA
- a CDS encoding FecR family protein gives MKKNRLLAKWLNNDLSQDELAEFEASPDFEKYQKIKAYTEHLEVDDLNENIMLSNILKQKKVTPKVVPLYKKWVFQAAAILVLALGITFAMKNFVSTKQTADFGKKTTFLLPDNSEVVLNSGSEINYKKWNWDNNRRLELKGEAYFRVAKGRKFEVQTNLGKVTVLGTQFNVKARKNRFDVVCYEGRVKVNYANTQILLTHGQGVSFENGKQIKIKTHSLKPEWMEDQICFYKENIRNLLDEVERQYNITIELNTKDTISLFTGKLPAKNLDVALQIISTTYHLETRQVSKKKIIFDEK, from the coding sequence ATGAAAAAAAATCGATTATTAGCAAAATGGCTCAACAATGATTTATCGCAAGATGAATTAGCTGAATTTGAGGCAAGTCCCGATTTTGAAAAATATCAAAAAATAAAAGCTTATACGGAACATTTGGAAGTGGATGATTTGAATGAAAACATTATGTTATCAAACATTCTGAAGCAGAAAAAAGTGACTCCAAAAGTGGTTCCTTTATACAAAAAATGGGTGTTTCAAGCGGCTGCCATATTGGTTTTGGCTCTTGGAATTACCTTTGCTATGAAAAATTTTGTTTCTACAAAGCAAACGGCTGATTTTGGAAAAAAAACAACTTTTTTATTACCTGATAATTCTGAAGTGGTACTAAATTCAGGTTCTGAAATAAACTATAAAAAATGGAACTGGGACAACAACAGACGTCTTGAATTAAAAGGAGAAGCTTATTTTAGAGTAGCCAAAGGCCGAAAATTTGAAGTACAGACCAATCTGGGAAAAGTAACGGTTTTAGGAACTCAGTTTAACGTTAAAGCTCGAAAAAATAGGTTTGATGTAGTATGTTATGAAGGACGTGTAAAGGTAAATTATGCAAACACTCAAATTCTGTTGACTCATGGACAAGGCGTTAGTTTTGAAAACGGAAAACAAATTAAAATCAAAACACATTCATTGAAACCAGAATGGATGGAAGATCAAATATGCTTTTACAAAGAAAATATCCGAAACCTATTAGACGAAGTTGAGAGGCAATATAATATTACGATCGAATTAAACACAAAAGATACAATCTCGTTATTTACAGGAAAATTACCTGCTAAAAATCTGGATGTAGCTTTGCAAATTATTAGTACAACCTATCATTTAGAGACCAGACAAGTTTCAAAAAAGAAAATAATTTTTGACGAAAAATAA
- a CDS encoding carboxypeptidase-like regulatory domain-containing protein has translation MPFKKIIINIEQEHQVTFNYTEDNIVGLELYPPKKSFSLDQKLQYLAKNTNLSFENIGNKFINIYKKANESKVICGYIFSNPDKKPIENANIHFINDTQITTDSNGYFEFEKGDQNVLLISHVGFITKRIVAGNSDSKNCLQILLEPEITELEEIKTNAILASGISKNQDGSFEIKPKKFGILPGLIEPDALQTMQQIPGVNSIDESVSSINVRGGTHDQNLFLWNGIRMFQTGHFFGLISVFNPNLAHTISIYKNGSSAFYGESVSSVVAISSTPETTEKNSFSAGINMINADIYAKYNLSKKSYIEISARKSITDFVETLTYKEYFNKVFQNTTITDFSENQNVDYRSDKKFGFYDATLKYAQKIGTKDQIVLDLITIKDNLKVFQSATVYDINKSENNVLRQQNYGGNLSWKRNWNSFNTTKINVYNSAYELLADQKTTIGDQIVIQENTVNNNGINLENNHIINSKFTFNDGYQFNEMGITNLEHVTNPDFYRKVKDVLRTHALILEGKYNDTISRIYFKAGTRINYIEKFRKYIVEPRIQFGYGINKNLNLELLGELKSQNSQQIIDLQKDYFGIEKRRWIISNNTTIPIQRSKQISLNLFYKKNDWLLDIENFYKKVNGITTSSQGFQNQLEFVRTTGNYEVWGTEMLIQKKMKQFLTWLSYTYNHNNYHFSNYEYPRFPNNFELMHTVSWAGIYEKNNFKIALGTKWSTGRPKTSPDVSNIDLSNPVLVYNKPNNTNLHIFSQVNISSTYKWETTNGIQYKLGVSILNILNRKNEIGEYYRISSLTNSIEEVETFSLQRTPNVSFRVSL, from the coding sequence ATGCCTTTTAAAAAGATCATAATTAATATTGAACAAGAGCATCAGGTTACTTTTAATTATACGGAGGATAATATTGTTGGTCTTGAATTATACCCTCCAAAAAAATCATTTTCTTTAGATCAAAAACTGCAATATCTGGCTAAAAACACCAATTTATCTTTTGAAAATATAGGAAATAAATTCATTAATATTTATAAAAAAGCCAATGAATCAAAAGTAATTTGCGGATACATTTTTTCAAATCCGGATAAAAAACCTATTGAAAACGCCAATATTCATTTTATAAACGATACGCAGATTACAACGGATTCAAATGGTTATTTTGAATTTGAAAAAGGAGATCAAAATGTGCTTCTGATTAGTCACGTTGGATTCATAACCAAGAGAATTGTGGCGGGTAATTCTGATTCTAAAAATTGCCTTCAAATACTATTAGAGCCTGAAATTACAGAACTTGAAGAAATCAAAACAAATGCTATTCTGGCTTCGGGAATTTCAAAAAACCAAGATGGATCATTTGAAATTAAACCCAAAAAATTTGGTATTCTGCCAGGACTTATTGAGCCTGATGCTTTACAGACAATGCAACAAATACCTGGCGTAAACAGCATTGATGAAAGTGTTTCGAGTATCAACGTGCGTGGCGGTACACACGATCAGAATTTGTTTTTGTGGAATGGAATACGAATGTTTCAAACGGGACATTTCTTTGGTTTAATATCCGTTTTTAATCCCAATTTGGCACACACCATTTCTATTTATAAAAATGGAAGTTCTGCATTTTACGGAGAAAGTGTATCCAGCGTAGTTGCAATTTCTTCTACTCCGGAAACAACAGAAAAAAATTCATTTAGTGCGGGAATAAATATGATTAATGCTGATATTTATGCAAAGTACAATCTTTCGAAAAAGAGTTATATCGAAATTTCAGCACGTAAATCCATTACTGATTTTGTAGAAACACTTACGTACAAAGAATATTTTAATAAAGTATTTCAAAACACCACAATCACTGATTTTTCAGAGAACCAAAATGTCGATTATCGAAGTGATAAAAAATTTGGTTTTTATGATGCTACGCTAAAATATGCTCAAAAAATTGGAACTAAAGACCAAATAGTACTGGATTTAATAACTATTAAAGACAATCTGAAAGTTTTTCAAAGTGCCACTGTATATGACATAAACAAATCAGAAAATAATGTTTTGCGCCAACAAAACTATGGCGGGAATTTATCGTGGAAAAGAAACTGGAACAGCTTCAATACTACTAAAATTAACGTTTATAACTCTGCCTATGAACTTTTGGCGGACCAAAAGACTACTATTGGAGATCAAATCGTTATTCAGGAAAATACGGTCAACAATAATGGAATTAACTTAGAGAATAACCACATTATTAATTCTAAGTTTACTTTTAACGATGGGTATCAGTTTAACGAAATGGGTATTACTAATTTAGAGCATGTAACGAATCCGGATTTTTATCGTAAAGTAAAAGATGTGCTAAGAACTCATGCTTTAATTTTGGAAGGAAAATACAACGATACGATTTCCAGAATATATTTTAAGGCAGGAACCCGAATTAATTATATTGAGAAATTTAGAAAATATATTGTAGAACCCCGAATTCAATTTGGCTATGGAATCAATAAAAATCTAAATTTAGAACTGCTGGGCGAACTAAAAAGTCAAAATTCTCAACAAATCATTGATTTGCAAAAAGATTATTTTGGCATTGAAAAAAGGCGTTGGATTATCTCAAATAACACAACAATCCCTATTCAAAGGAGTAAACAAATATCTTTAAATTTATTCTATAAAAAGAATGACTGGCTGCTGGATATAGAAAATTTTTATAAAAAAGTAAACGGAATTACAACTTCCAGCCAAGGTTTTCAGAACCAGTTAGAGTTTGTTAGAACAACTGGCAATTATGAAGTTTGGGGAACAGAAATGCTGATTCAGAAAAAAATGAAACAGTTTCTGACCTGGTTAAGTTATACTTATAACCATAATAATTATCATTTTTCTAATTATGAATACCCAAGGTTTCCTAACAATTTTGAATTAATGCATACGGTATCCTGGGCAGGAATTTATGAAAAAAACAATTTTAAAATTGCTTTAGGAACAAAGTGGTCCACAGGAAGACCAAAAACTTCTCCTGACGTTTCTAACATTGATCTTTCGAATCCTGTATTGGTTTACAACAAACCGAACAATACCAATTTGCATATTTTTTCGCAGGTTAATATTTCCTCTACTTACAAGTGGGAAACTACAAATGGAATTCAGTACAAATTAGGGGTATCTATCTTAAATATCCTAAACAGGAAAAATGAAATTGGCGAATATTATAGAATAAGTTCTTTAACAAATTCTATAGAAGAAGTTGAAACATTCTCACTGCAAAGAACTCCAAATGTGAGTTTTAGAGTTTCGCTGTAG
- a CDS encoding DUF5777 family beta-barrel protein — MKKILVSICLFLATMSYSQDDLLKGLDSTQVDQNYSTATFKALQLVTLQTTKMAAKKEFYFVVSHRFGSVKDGFHSFFGLDNATTKLGGIYGVTDWLSVNFSRHTLNKMYEAGLKYRMMRQNDNFPVDIVGYSVADINTFLEKDQYPGLEFKHRMTYVQQLLISRKISQKISLEVVPSFIHKNLYNPDIERNNQFSFGGGGRYKITKRLSVNLEYMHNFDAPDFYKDPLSVGLDIETGGHVFQLIFTNSQSMSESGYLTNAAGNWGKGDFFFGFNLYRVF; from the coding sequence ATGAAAAAAATTTTAGTCTCAATCTGTCTTTTTTTGGCTACCATGTCATATTCACAAGACGATTTGCTTAAAGGTCTTGATTCGACTCAGGTAGATCAAAACTATTCTACAGCAACCTTTAAAGCATTACAACTTGTAACGTTACAAACGACAAAAATGGCTGCAAAAAAAGAATTCTATTTTGTAGTTTCCCATCGTTTTGGTTCTGTTAAAGACGGTTTTCACAGTTTTTTTGGTCTTGATAATGCAACTACAAAATTAGGGGGTATTTATGGTGTTACAGATTGGTTATCTGTTAACTTTTCCAGACACACCTTAAACAAAATGTACGAAGCCGGTCTTAAATACCGAATGATGAGACAAAACGACAACTTTCCTGTTGACATTGTTGGTTATAGTGTTGCGGATATTAATACATTTTTAGAAAAAGATCAATATCCGGGCTTAGAATTTAAGCATCGTATGACATACGTACAACAGTTATTAATATCCAGAAAAATTAGTCAAAAAATATCATTAGAAGTAGTACCATCATTTATACACAAAAACCTTTACAATCCAGATATAGAAAGAAATAATCAGTTTTCTTTTGGAGGAGGCGGACGTTATAAAATCACTAAAAGATTATCTGTTAACTTAGAATACATGCACAATTTTGATGCCCCTGACTTTTATAAAGATCCGTTGTCAGTAGGTTTGGATATCGAAACCGGAGGACATGTTTTTCAGCTAATATTTACTAATTCACAATCTATGAGTGAGAGCGGCTACCTTACTAATGCTGCAGGCAATTGGGGAAAAGGAGATTTCTTTTTTGGATTTAACTTATACCGTGTATTTTAA
- a CDS encoding cytochrome c, translated as MKKIIALTILLAALTSCSNSDTYQDIQTPQTGTNPGTDPTAAITYTKTVKSIIDGNCISCHSSSGSASFRPLTTYAQVKTAIETAGLLTRIQLQNGQQGLMPQGGRMSQANIDLIVKWNTDGLKEN; from the coding sequence ATGAAAAAAATAATAGCCCTTACAATCTTACTAGCAGCACTTACTAGTTGTAGTAATTCTGATACATATCAGGATATTCAAACACCACAAACAGGAACTAATCCAGGAACAGATCCAACAGCAGCAATTACTTATACTAAAACTGTAAAATCAATTATAGACGGTAATTGTATTAGTTGTCACTCAAGCAGCGGATCTGCTTCTTTCAGACCATTAACTACATATGCACAAGTAAAAACTGCAATTGAAACTGCTGGTTTATTAACCCGAATTCAACTGCAAAATGGTCAACAGGGGCTTATGCCTCAAGGAGGAAGAATGTCTCAGGCCAATATTGATTTGATTGTAAAATGGAATACAGACGGATTAAAAGAAAATTAA
- a CDS encoding YceI family protein — MKKPLINLFLLLLFIAVNTEGYAQKLITKTGNIKFLASVPSYEEVAAENKSVSAVLDQSTGDFAALVLIKGFRFKVALMEEHFNENYMESEKFSKATLKAKIQDFDISKITNTPNNCTLKGDLTIHGKTKPVTVILKVSKAANGVNIVGSFEVKPEDFDIEIPSLVRKKIADKVKINYNFLLTK, encoded by the coding sequence ATGAAAAAACCACTTATTAATTTATTCTTATTACTGTTATTTATTGCTGTAAATACAGAAGGATATGCACAAAAATTAATCACAAAAACAGGAAATATAAAATTTCTGGCTTCAGTGCCTTCGTATGAAGAAGTTGCTGCCGAAAATAAAAGTGTGTCTGCCGTTTTAGATCAGTCAACCGGAGATTTTGCCGCTTTGGTTCTTATAAAAGGATTCCGATTTAAAGTTGCTTTAATGGAAGAACATTTCAATGAAAATTACATGGAATCTGAAAAATTTTCAAAAGCCACTTTAAAAGCTAAAATACAAGACTTTGATATTTCTAAAATTACAAATACGCCTAATAATTGCACTTTAAAAGGCGATCTTACCATTCACGGAAAAACAAAACCTGTTACAGTAATCCTAAAAGTTTCGAAAGCTGCAAACGGTGTTAATATTGTTGGTTCATTTGAAGTAAAACCAGAAGATTTTGATATAGAAATACCAAGTCTGGTTCGAAAAAAAATTGCTGATAAAGTAAAAATTAATTACAATTTTTTATTGACTAAATAG
- a CDS encoding peroxidase, FMP-type produces MLQRKNLADEINLSQTAENLNANKKEALFGTAKDTKGILEDLMSDYKKVLIETPIRPFNEDNLQRIVDNVDYGILSVLEGTWVSYNNSNHDQSKRKLIGSGIHTTIMPSPGTGAGTIPGKYSFDCEEYIEKLTFNLVPGGVRNRGGANEQFCGAVKYDQSIKSVNSVPGKESLVYTPIHEETGMYLWLSDIFNYAATKKTIEEDRGVIPVSPLNKNKDLYKSGYQDETLFLIVNDKGKKEYVTLENLNGRPYFEIIAAKELKAGAGQTGPYFIPDYSISRSGVIPHGSTITLLGDLTFNGESYLAKGAPKFPEGDAAWKYDHLSISKTMGGAGASESQPINLDKPAPAWVFQKLDYLTDPEENKIYTQRILADPLYPYSVRPDLRLRDSNKGENIKNNALIHLSSKNKTGAQGGILNVPFVNRFVPTVEMNMKMWIETVVEDDKEILQLQYEQIIFFEFDFGDDGGTTSWPHIQVNTLRKIEDVPADQRRLIEEQFLCSNKTESSASGCPHHKE; encoded by the coding sequence ATGTTACAACGTAAAAACCTTGCTGATGAGATAAATTTATCTCAGACAGCTGAAAATTTAAATGCAAATAAAAAAGAAGCATTATTTGGAACTGCTAAAGACACCAAAGGCATCTTAGAGGATTTGATGTCAGATTATAAAAAAGTCCTGATTGAAACCCCAATCAGACCATTTAATGAAGATAACCTGCAAAGAATTGTAGACAATGTAGATTATGGTATTTTAAGTGTATTAGAAGGAACCTGGGTTAGCTATAATAATAGCAATCACGACCAAAGTAAAAGAAAGTTAATTGGAAGCGGGATACATACTACTATTATGCCTTCACCGGGTACGGGTGCAGGAACCATTCCGGGGAAATATAGTTTTGATTGCGAGGAGTATATAGAAAAACTAACATTTAATTTAGTTCCGGGAGGAGTTCGGAATAGAGGCGGAGCAAACGAACAATTTTGCGGAGCTGTTAAATATGATCAAAGTATTAAAAGTGTAAATAGTGTACCGGGTAAGGAATCTTTAGTGTACACTCCAATTCACGAGGAAACCGGTATGTATTTATGGCTTAGTGACATATTTAATTATGCAGCTACCAAAAAAACAATTGAAGAAGATCGTGGTGTGATCCCTGTATCGCCATTAAACAAGAATAAGGATTTATATAAAAGCGGATATCAGGATGAAACTCTTTTTTTGATTGTAAATGATAAGGGTAAAAAAGAATATGTAACTCTTGAAAATTTAAATGGAAGGCCATATTTTGAAATTATTGCAGCAAAAGAACTTAAAGCAGGAGCGGGGCAAACAGGACCGTATTTTATACCGGATTATTCTATTTCAAGAAGTGGTGTAATTCCGCACGGAAGTACTATAACTTTATTAGGAGATCTGACTTTTAACGGTGAGAGTTATTTAGCTAAAGGTGCTCCAAAATTCCCGGAAGGTGATGCAGCTTGGAAATATGATCATCTTTCAATTTCAAAAACTATGGGTGGAGCCGGTGCAAGTGAAAGCCAGCCTATAAACCTTGACAAACCTGCGCCTGCCTGGGTATTTCAAAAACTGGATTATCTTACTGATCCCGAAGAAAATAAAATCTATACGCAGCGAATATTGGCAGACCCTTTATATCCTTATTCAGTAAGACCGGATTTACGTCTTCGTGATTCCAACAAAGGAGAAAATATAAAAAACAATGCACTTATTCACCTGTCATCCAAAAATAAAACAGGAGCGCAAGGAGGAATATTAAATGTTCCGTTTGTAAATCGTTTTGTTCCTACAGTTGAAATGAATATGAAAATGTGGATTGAAACGGTTGTAGAAGATGACAAGGAAATCCTTCAGTTACAATACGAGCAAATTATATTTTTTGAGTTTGATTTTGGAGACGACGGAGGTACTACAAGCTGGCCGCATATTCAAGTAAATACACTTCGAAAAATAGAAGATGTTCCTGCTGATCAGAGACGTTTAATCGAAGAGCAATTTCTATGCTCTAATAAAACGGAATCTTCTGCTTCGGGATGCCCTCATCATAAAGAATAA